One segment of Nyctibius grandis isolate bNycGra1 chromosome 11, bNycGra1.pri, whole genome shotgun sequence DNA contains the following:
- the LOC137669029 gene encoding keratin, type II cytoskeletal 5-like isoform X1, whose translation MSRVSYRSSTGGGMRGFSSGSAIVGGGGGTRSSFSSVSVSRVGGGRAGGGGGFGAGGGFGSRSLYNLGGSKRISYSSVGGGLRSGAGGGYGFGGGAGFGLGYGGGAGAGFGLGGAGGGGGYGLGSGFGLGGPGFGGRGGPGFPVCPPGGIHEVTVNQSLLAPLKLDIDPEIQKVRTQEREQIKTLNNKFASFIDKVRFLEQQNKVLETKWSLLQEQGHTVTRKSLEPLFEAYINNLRRQLDSLVGERGRLDSELRNMQDMVEDFKNKYEDEINRRTGAENEFVVLKKDVDGAYMNKVELQAKSDALADEINFLRALYEAELSQMQQQVSDTSVVLSMDNNRNLDLNSIIAEVKAQYEDIANRSRAEAEAWYQNKYEELQVSAGRHGDDLRNTKMEISEINRMVQRLRNEIESVKKQCANLQAAIAEAEERGEMALKDAKAKLAELEDALQKAKADLARQLREYQELMNVKLALDIEIATYRKLLEGEESRLAGEGVGAVSVSVVSSSSGMGYGGGSCLGMGGGLGMGGGLGMGGGGGSSYTMSSSGGGGSFGGGSGGFGGGLSYGGGSNFSSGSSRGVSSSTGGSVRIVSKTTTSKKTIR comes from the exons ATGAGTCGGGTCTCTTACAGATCATCTACTGGAGGGGGTATGAGGGGCTTTAGCTCAGGCTCTGCTATTGTAGGAGGTGGCGGTGGTACCAGAAGCAGTTTTAGCTCTGTCTCTGTCTCCAGagttggaggaggaagagccGGAGGTGGAGGAGGCTTCGGAGCTGGTGGTGGCTTTGGCAGCAGAAGTCTCTATAACCTAGGTGGAAGCAAAAGAATTTCCTACAGCTCAGTCGGTGGAGGTCTACGGAGTGGAGCTGGTGGTGGATACGGCTTTGGTGGAGGAGCCGGCTTTGGTCTTGGCTATGGTGGCGGAGCAGGCGCTGGTTTTGGCTTAGGAggagctggtggtggtggtggctaTGGGCTGGGCAGTGGATTTGGGCTGGGAGGTCCTGGATTTGGTGGTCGAGGTGGCCCCGGGTTCCCTGTTTGCCCACCTGGTGGCATCCATGAAGTGACCGTCAACCAGAGCCTTCTGGCACCCCTCAAACTGGATATCGACCCAGAAATCCAGAAGGTGCGAACACAGGAGCGGGAGCAGATCAAGACCCTCAACAACAAATTTGCTTCCTTCATCGACAAG gTGCGCTTTTTGGAGCAGCAGAACAAAGTGTTGGAGACCAAGTGGAGCCTCCTCCAAGAGCAAGGTCACACAGTCACCAGGAAGTCCCTTGAGCCCCTTTTTGAAGCCTACATCAACAACCTCAGACGGCAGCTAGACAGTCTTGTAGGAGAGAGGGGAAGGTTGGACTCTGAACTGAGGAACATGCAGGACATGGTGGAAGACTTTAAGAACAA ATATGAAGATGAGATCAACCGGCGCACTGGTGCAGAGAATGAGTTCGTGGTCCTCAAGAAG gatGTGGATGGCGCTTATATGAACAAGGTCGAGCTGCAGGCCAAATCAGATGCACTGGCAGATGAAATTAACTTCCTGAGAGCTCTCTACGAAGCG GAATTGTCCCAGATGCAGCAGCAAGTATCCGACACCTCCGTGGTCCTGTCCATGGACAACAACCGTAACTTGGACCTCAACAGCATCATCGCAGAGGTCAAAGCGCAGTACGAGGACATCGCCAACCGGAGCCGGGCTGAGGCTGAGGCTTGGTACCAAAACAAG TACGAGGAACTCCAGGTCTCTGCTGGGCGGCATGGTGACGATCTGCGTAACACCAAGATGGAAATTTCAGAGATCAACCGCATGGTCCAGAGGCTGCGGAATGAAATTGAAAGTGTGAAGAAACAG TGTGCCAACCTCCAAGCAGCCATCGCGGAGGCGGAGGAGCGTGGGGAGATGGCCCTCAAGGATGCCAAAGCCAAACTGGCCGAGCTGGAGGATGCTCTGCAGAAGGCCAAGGCAGACCTGGCCCGGCAGCTACGCGAGTACCAGGAGCTCATGAACGTCAAGCTGGCCCTAGACATCGAGATTGCGACCTACAGGAAGCTcctggaaggagaggagagcag GCTTGCCGGAGAGGGAGTCGGAGCCGTCAGCGTCT CCGTGGTCAGCAGCTCGAGCGGGATGGGCTACGGCGgtggcagctgcctgggcaTGGGCGGAGGTCTCGGCATGGGCGGAGGTCTCGGCATGGGAggtggcggcggcagcagcTACACCAtgagcagcagcggcggcggcggcagcttCGGAGGTGGGAGCGGAGGGTTCGGCGGAGGGCTCAGCTACGGCGGAGGCAGCAACTTCAGCTCTGGGAGCAGCCGAGGCGTCAGCTCCAGCACAGGAGGCAGCGTGAGGATCGTTTCCAAGACCACCACTAGCAAAAAGACCATCAGATAA
- the LOC137669029 gene encoding keratin, type II cytoskeletal 5-like isoform X2, whose product MSRVSYRSSTGGGMRGFSSGSAIVGGGGGTRSSFSSVSVSRVGGGRAGGGGGFGAGGGFGSRSLYNLGGSKRISYSSVGGGLRSGAGGGYGFGGGAGFGLGYGGGAGAGFGLGGAGGGGGYGLGSGFGLGGPGFGGRGGPGFPVCPPGGIHEVTVNQSLLAPLKLDIDPEIQKVRTQEREQIKTLNNKFASFIDKVRFLEQQNKVLETKWSLLQEQGHTVTRKSLEPLFEAYINNLRRQLDSLVGERGRLDSELRNMQDMVEDFKNKYEDEINRRTGAENEFVVLKKDVDGAYMNKVELQAKSDALADEINFLRALYEAELSQMQQQVSDTSVVLSMDNNRNLDLNSIIAEVKAQYEDIANRSRAEAEAWYQNKYEELQVSAGRHGDDLRNTKMEISEINRMVQRLRNEIESVKKQCANLQAAIAEAEERGEMALKDAKAKLAELEDALQKAKADLARQLREYQELMNVKLALDIEIATYRKLLEGEESRLAGEGVGAVSVSVVSSSSGMGYGGGSCLGMGGGLGMGGGLGMGGVSSSTGGSVRIVSKTTTSKKTIR is encoded by the exons ATGAGTCGGGTCTCTTACAGATCATCTACTGGAGGGGGTATGAGGGGCTTTAGCTCAGGCTCTGCTATTGTAGGAGGTGGCGGTGGTACCAGAAGCAGTTTTAGCTCTGTCTCTGTCTCCAGagttggaggaggaagagccGGAGGTGGAGGAGGCTTCGGAGCTGGTGGTGGCTTTGGCAGCAGAAGTCTCTATAACCTAGGTGGAAGCAAAAGAATTTCCTACAGCTCAGTCGGTGGAGGTCTACGGAGTGGAGCTGGTGGTGGATACGGCTTTGGTGGAGGAGCCGGCTTTGGTCTTGGCTATGGTGGCGGAGCAGGCGCTGGTTTTGGCTTAGGAggagctggtggtggtggtggctaTGGGCTGGGCAGTGGATTTGGGCTGGGAGGTCCTGGATTTGGTGGTCGAGGTGGCCCCGGGTTCCCTGTTTGCCCACCTGGTGGCATCCATGAAGTGACCGTCAACCAGAGCCTTCTGGCACCCCTCAAACTGGATATCGACCCAGAAATCCAGAAGGTGCGAACACAGGAGCGGGAGCAGATCAAGACCCTCAACAACAAATTTGCTTCCTTCATCGACAAG gTGCGCTTTTTGGAGCAGCAGAACAAAGTGTTGGAGACCAAGTGGAGCCTCCTCCAAGAGCAAGGTCACACAGTCACCAGGAAGTCCCTTGAGCCCCTTTTTGAAGCCTACATCAACAACCTCAGACGGCAGCTAGACAGTCTTGTAGGAGAGAGGGGAAGGTTGGACTCTGAACTGAGGAACATGCAGGACATGGTGGAAGACTTTAAGAACAA ATATGAAGATGAGATCAACCGGCGCACTGGTGCAGAGAATGAGTTCGTGGTCCTCAAGAAG gatGTGGATGGCGCTTATATGAACAAGGTCGAGCTGCAGGCCAAATCAGATGCACTGGCAGATGAAATTAACTTCCTGAGAGCTCTCTACGAAGCG GAATTGTCCCAGATGCAGCAGCAAGTATCCGACACCTCCGTGGTCCTGTCCATGGACAACAACCGTAACTTGGACCTCAACAGCATCATCGCAGAGGTCAAAGCGCAGTACGAGGACATCGCCAACCGGAGCCGGGCTGAGGCTGAGGCTTGGTACCAAAACAAG TACGAGGAACTCCAGGTCTCTGCTGGGCGGCATGGTGACGATCTGCGTAACACCAAGATGGAAATTTCAGAGATCAACCGCATGGTCCAGAGGCTGCGGAATGAAATTGAAAGTGTGAAGAAACAG TGTGCCAACCTCCAAGCAGCCATCGCGGAGGCGGAGGAGCGTGGGGAGATGGCCCTCAAGGATGCCAAAGCCAAACTGGCCGAGCTGGAGGATGCTCTGCAGAAGGCCAAGGCAGACCTGGCCCGGCAGCTACGCGAGTACCAGGAGCTCATGAACGTCAAGCTGGCCCTAGACATCGAGATTGCGACCTACAGGAAGCTcctggaaggagaggagagcag GCTTGCCGGAGAGGGAGTCGGAGCCGTCAGCGTCT CCGTGGTCAGCAGCTCGAGCGGGATGGGCTACGGCGgtggcagctgcctgggcaTGGGCGGAGGTCTCGGCATGGGCGGAGGTCTCGGCATGGGAg GCGTCAGCTCCAGCACAGGAGGCAGCGTGAGGATCGTTTCCAAGACCACCACTAGCAAAAAGACCATCAGATAA